DNA from Blastocatellia bacterium:
CATAACGAATCACGCCGCGCCGCCAGACCGACAGGGTGACGGCGATGGCCCCCGAACTCATCAACACCAGCACGCCGGTCGCATAAGCGCCGCCTTGCGCGTTAACGTCGGCCTTGAAGATCACCGTGACGGCAAAGGCAATCGCCGTGTAGACCAGCACCAGCGGGCGCGTCGCCCGCGCCCAGTCGGGCGCCATGCCATAGCGCGGCAGGTAGCGCGGCACGATGTTCAACAGTCCCGCCATCGCCGATGCTCCGGCGAACCACAGGATCAGGATCGTGCTCAGGTCATAAACCGTGCCGAAGAGGTTGCCGAGATAATGGTGCGCGATGTAGGCCAGCGCCCGCCCGTTGGCCTGCCCGCCCTCTTCAAATTCCTGCGCAGGGATCAGCAGCGTCGTTGCGAAGCTGCTGGCGATCAGCATCACGCTCATGATGAAGGCGGCGGTGCGCAGCAGCTTGCGGGTGTTGCGAATGCGGCCTTCGGGCTGGGCTTCGGTATCCGACGGCTCGCCCTTGACCAGTGGCATCACGGCGACGCCGGTCTCGAATCCCGAAAGTCCGAGCGCCAGTTTCGGAAAGACGAGCATGGCCGCGCCGATCATGCCGAGCGGGCTGGCATAGCTGCGGAACAGCGCCGCTTTCCAATCCGACAACAGTTGCGGATGGGCCAACACCTGAGACAGCCCGTAGCCGATGACAACGCCATTCAGTAACAGGTAAACCACCACCAGAATGACGGCGACGCCGATGGCTTCCTTGAAGCCTTTGAGAAAGATGGTGCCCAGCAAGGTAATCAGCACCAGGGTCACGGCGATGGGATGCTTGAGGCCCATCGGCGTGAAGGGATTTTCGATGACGTGGGCGGTGGCGTCGGCGGCGGATAGCGTCATCGTGATGATGAAGTCAGTCGCCACAAAGCCGAGCAGCACGAGCACGAAAAGTTTGCCCTGCCAGCCGGGCAGCAGGTCTGCGAGCATCGAGATCGAGCCTTCGCCATGCGGGCTCTCCCTGGAGACGCGGTTATAAATCGGCAGCGCCCCAAGCAAGGTCAATAGCACCAGTACCAGCGTGGCGATGGGCGAGAGCGCGCCGGCGGCCAGGAAGGCGATGCCGGGCTGGTAGCCGAGCGTCGAAAAATAATCGACGCCGGTCAAACACATCACCTGCCACCAGGGATGGCGATGCTCTGTGGAATGCGCTTGCGGGCCTTCAGGCCCTTTCGGCTTGCCCTTGAGCAGCCAGCGCTTGAATCTTTTTTCGCTCATTGCGTGCCTGAGTTCTTGGGAGGCACTCAGCGTCACAGGGAGTGAGCTCGGGTCGGTACTTCACTACTAAATAAAGCAAATCACGCCGCCGCCATGCAAGGCGAACATGCCCTCGTTGGCGGCGGGATGTGAGGGCGGCGGTTTTCCAGGGCGCTCGCAAACTGGTATGGTATAAGGAAGCCAACCGGCGCGCTGTGGCCGCGCCTGCAACCTGCAAGGCTGATAATCATCTTTTGCAATCGTGGGGAGGGTGATGGGAATCTCGCTGAAGCCTCAGCACCTGAAGCGGTACAAAGACATCGCATGGCTGCTCATCAAGTACGGGCGATCCGACCTGGTCAAGACCGCCGGACTTGACGAAGCCATTCTCGAAGAAGACCAGAAGGTTTCCGACGACGCGCCGCGCGAGGCCAAAGAGCTGGCCGATGATCTTGAGCAGCGCGGGCCAACCTTCATCAAGCTCGGGCAACTGCTCTCGACGCGCCCGGATATGCTGCCGCTGCCTTACATCGAGGCGCTGGCGCGCCTGCAAGACAAAGTCGAGCCGTTCGCTTATGAAGAGGTCGAGCGCATCGTTAACGCCGAGCTGGGCGTGCGCCTTTCGAAAGCCTTCGCCGAGTTCGACCGCGAGCCGATGGCGGCGGCCTCGCTCGGGCAGGTGCATCGCGCACGCATGCGCGATGGCCGCCGGGTCGCCGTCAAAGTACAGCGCCCGAATATCCGCGAGCAGATTGCCGAAGACCTGGAAGCCTTCGAAGAGATCGCCGAGTTTATGGACGGCTTTACCGACATAGGCCGAAGGTACGAGTTCAATAAGATGCTCGGCGAGTTCCGCAGGAGCCTGCTGCGCGAGCTTGACTATCGCCAGGAAGCGCAGAACCTGATAACGCTCGGCGCCAACCTGCGCGAGTTCGAGCGTATCGTCGTGCCGCAGCCGATAAACGATTACACGACCTCGCGCGTGCTGACGATGGATTACGTCGCCGGCAAGAATATTCTTTCACTCAGCCCGCTCGCCTTGCTCGACATCAACGGCGAGGCGCTGGCCGAAGACCTGTTTCGCGCTTACCTGAAACAGATCCTCGTTGACGGCTTCTTCCACGCCGATCCGCACCCCGGCAATGTCTTTCTGGCCGACGACGGGCGCATCGCCTTGCTCGACCTCGGCATGGTGGCGCACGTAACGCCGCGCTTGCAGGAACGGCTGCTGCAAATGCTGCTGGCGATCAGCGAAGGCCGCAGCGACGACGCCGCGCGCTTCGCCATTCAGATTGGCGAGAAGACAGAGGCTTTCAACAGCACGGGGTTTTCGGCGCGCGTCGCAGAGTTTGTTTCCGTCTACCAGCAGGCCGAGCTTCAGCGCATCGAAGCGGGCCGCATCGTTTTGCAGATCACGCAGATCGCCGGCGAATGCGGCATCCGTCTGCCGTCCGACCTGACGATGCTCGGCAAGACCCTGCTCAATCTCGATCAAGTCGGCTGGACGCTCGACCCGGACTTTGATCCCAACGCCTCGCTC
Protein-coding regions in this window:
- a CDS encoding amino acid transporter; the protein is MCLTGVDYFSTLGYQPGIAFLAAGALSPIATLVLVLLTLLGALPIYNRVSRESPHGEGSISMLADLLPGWQGKLFVLVLLGFVATDFIITMTLSAADATAHVIENPFTPMGLKHPIAVTLVLITLLGTIFLKGFKEAIGVAVILVVVYLLLNGVVIGYGLSQVLAHPQLLSDWKAALFRSYASPLGMIGAAMLVFPKLALGLSGFETGVAVMPLVKGEPSDTEAQPEGRIRNTRKLLRTAAFIMSVMLIASSFATTLLIPAQEFEEGGQANGRALAYIAHHYLGNLFGTVYDLSTILILWFAGASAMAGLLNIVPRYLPRYGMAPDWARATRPLVLVYTAIAFAVTVIFKADVNAQGGAYATGVLVLMSSGAIAVTLSVWRRGVIRYAFLLIALVFAYTTVLNVIERPEGIKIASFFILFIVATSFVSRIYRSTELRVKHIEMDDKAKQFIEEISQGEIRLIANRCQRGDVDEYHEKEVEQRADNHIPKEDPVVFLEIKVCDASEFADVMKVKGVNVDGYRVLRAESSTVPNAIAAFLLDLRDRTGKLPHAYFAWTEGNPLVYMLKYIFFGEGDTAPVTREVLRQAEDDPERRPAIHVSG
- a CDS encoding AarF/UbiB family protein produces the protein MGISLKPQHLKRYKDIAWLLIKYGRSDLVKTAGLDEAILEEDQKVSDDAPREAKELADDLEQRGPTFIKLGQLLSTRPDMLPLPYIEALARLQDKVEPFAYEEVERIVNAELGVRLSKAFAEFDREPMAAASLGQVHRARMRDGRRVAVKVQRPNIREQIAEDLEAFEEIAEFMDGFTDIGRRYEFNKMLGEFRRSLLRELDYRQEAQNLITLGANLREFERIVVPQPINDYTTSRVLTMDYVAGKNILSLSPLALLDINGEALAEDLFRAYLKQILVDGFFHADPHPGNVFLADDGRIALLDLGMVAHVTPRLQERLLQMLLAISEGRSDDAARFAIQIGEKTEAFNSTGFSARVAEFVSVYQQAELQRIEAGRIVLQITQIAGECGIRLPSDLTMLGKTLLNLDQVGWTLDPDFDPNASLRRNAAEILRHRVMKSFSPGNLFSSVLEVQDLVQTLPRRMNRILEHVANNDLEVRVQAIDETKLMAGFQKVANRITMGLVLAALIVGAAMLMQVPTSFQIFGYPGLAIIFFLAAAAGGILLVLNILFKDE